Proteins encoded together in one Deinococcus hopiensis KR-140 window:
- the groL gene encoding chaperonin GroEL (60 kDa chaperone family; promotes refolding of misfolded polypeptides especially under stressful conditions; forms two stacked rings of heptamers to form a barrel-shaped 14mer; ends can be capped by GroES; misfolded proteins enter the barrel where they are refolded when GroES binds), whose amino-acid sequence MPKQLVFEENARRSLERGVNAVANAVKVTLGPRGRNVVIEKKFGSPTITKDGVTVAKEIELEDKLENIGAQLLKEIASKTNDITGDGTTTATVLGQAIVKEGLRNVAAGANPLALKRGIDKAVAVAIEEIKKLAVAVEDSDAIKKVAGISANDEQVGQEIANAMDKVGKEGVITIEESKGFDTEVDVVEGMQFDKGFINPYFITNPDKMEAVLEDAYILINEKKISNLKDLLPVLEKAAQTGRPLLIIAEDVEGEALATLVVNKLRGTLNIAAVKAPGFGDRRKEMLRDIAAVTGGQVVSEDMGHKLENVGLDMLGRAARIRITKDETTIVDGRGEQAEIDARVNAIKAELDTTDSDYAREKLQERLAKLAGGVAVIRVGAATETELKEKKHRYEDALSTARSAVEEGIVAGGGTTLLRVIPAVREAAQSLTGDEATGARILIRALEEPARQIAVNAGEEGSVIVNAVIGSELPRYGFNAATGEYVEDMVAAGIVDPAKVTRTALQNAASIGALILTTEAIVADKPEKAAPAPAGGMGGGDMGGMDF is encoded by the coding sequence ATGCCCAAACAACTCGTCTTTGAAGAAAACGCCCGCCGCAGCCTGGAGCGCGGTGTAAACGCCGTCGCCAACGCCGTGAAGGTGACCCTCGGGCCGCGCGGCCGCAACGTGGTCATCGAGAAGAAGTTCGGCAGCCCCACCATCACCAAGGACGGCGTGACGGTCGCCAAGGAAATCGAGCTGGAAGACAAGCTCGAGAACATCGGCGCGCAGCTGCTGAAGGAAATTGCCTCCAAGACCAACGACATCACGGGTGACGGCACCACCACCGCCACCGTGCTGGGCCAGGCCATCGTCAAGGAAGGCCTGCGCAACGTGGCGGCGGGCGCCAACCCCCTCGCACTGAAGCGCGGCATCGACAAGGCCGTCGCCGTCGCCATTGAAGAGATCAAGAAGCTCGCCGTGGCCGTCGAGGACAGCGACGCGATCAAGAAGGTCGCGGGCATCAGCGCCAACGACGAGCAGGTCGGCCAGGAAATCGCCAACGCGATGGACAAGGTCGGCAAGGAAGGCGTCATCACGATCGAGGAGTCCAAGGGCTTCGACACCGAGGTGGACGTCGTGGAGGGGATGCAGTTTGACAAGGGCTTTATCAACCCCTACTTCATCACCAACCCCGACAAGATGGAGGCCGTCCTCGAAGACGCCTACATCCTGATCAACGAGAAGAAGATCAGCAACCTCAAAGACCTGCTGCCCGTGCTGGAAAAGGCCGCGCAGACGGGCCGTCCCCTGCTGATCATCGCCGAGGACGTGGAAGGCGAGGCGCTCGCCACCCTGGTCGTCAACAAGCTGCGCGGCACGCTCAACATTGCCGCCGTGAAGGCCCCCGGCTTCGGTGACCGCCGCAAGGAAATGCTGCGCGACATTGCCGCCGTGACGGGCGGTCAGGTCGTCAGCGAGGACATGGGGCACAAGCTGGAAAACGTCGGCCTTGACATGCTGGGCCGCGCCGCGCGCATTCGCATCACCAAGGACGAGACCACCATCGTCGACGGTCGCGGTGAGCAGGCCGAGATCGACGCCCGCGTCAATGCGATCAAGGCCGAACTCGACACCACCGACAGCGACTACGCCCGCGAGAAGCTCCAGGAGCGCCTCGCCAAGCTGGCGGGCGGCGTGGCCGTGATCCGCGTCGGTGCGGCGACGGAAACCGAGCTCAAGGAGAAGAAGCACCGCTACGAGGACGCCCTCTCCACGGCCCGTTCGGCTGTGGAAGAAGGCATCGTCGCAGGCGGCGGAACCACGCTGCTGCGCGTGATCCCCGCCGTGCGTGAAGCGGCCCAGAGCCTGACCGGCGATGAGGCCACCGGCGCGCGCATCCTGATTCGCGCCCTGGAAGAGCCCGCCCGCCAGATCGCCGTGAACGCCGGCGAGGAAGGCAGCGTCATCGTGAACGCGGTCATCGGCAGCGAACTGCCCCGCTACGGCTTCAACGCCGCGACGGGCGAGTACGTGGAGGACATGGTCGCCGCTGGCATCGTGGACCCCGCCAAGGTCACCCGCACCGCGCTGCAAAACGCCGCGAGCATCGGCGCGCTGATCCTGACCACCGAGGCCATCGTCGCCGACAAGCCCGAGA
- the groES gene encoding co-chaperone GroES produces MLKPLGDRVLVEIIEEAEQKTAGGLYVPDSAKEKSQRGRVVAAGSGKLLDNGTRVALDVKEGDTVYFAKYGGTEVNLEGKNYSILSERDILAIVE; encoded by the coding sequence ATGCTGAAACCACTGGGCGACCGCGTTCTCGTCGAGATCATTGAAGAAGCCGAGCAGAAGACCGCCGGGGGCCTCTACGTCCCCGACTCCGCCAAGGAAAAGAGCCAGCGCGGCCGCGTCGTCGCGGCGGGGAGCGGCAAGCTGCTCGACAACGGCACGCGCGTCGCGCTCGACGTCAAGGAAGGCGACACCGTGTATTTCGCCAAGTATGGCGGCACCGAAGTCAACCTTGAGGGCAAGAACTACAGCATCCTCAGCGAACGCGACATTCTCGCCATCGTTGAGTGA